In Helianthus annuus cultivar XRQ/B chromosome 9, HanXRQr2.0-SUNRISE, whole genome shotgun sequence, the following are encoded in one genomic region:
- the LOC110877477 gene encoding GPI mannosyltransferase 3, giving the protein MRKRTNASVSAHEDEVSNLKSLQQDSKQRASQFPSSTKIFIICLIFRMTNSLFVQTYFNPDEHWQALEVAHRITFGYGHLTWEWTKGIRSYLHPMLFAVLYKVLSVLHLDTPLFMIKAPRLLQSVLSAFGDLYMFKLSHVLYGGHVAMWALFAQLTNWFMFYCITRTLSNSLETVLTVLSLYYWPCLRVNSSNSPEASRTWALVTAAIACAIRPTSAIIWIYVGLMELIVSRDRLKFIFLQVLPIGSIVLGLTFLLDRLMYGSWVFVPLNFLKFNFLSSGGDYYGTHPWHWYFTQGFIVMIFTFLPFMAVGVVQSKQWKLSGLILWVIGLYSILGHKEFRFVLPVLPIALSFSGYSLAMLSRQYSSNKKNKYTRTRTKSSWKIQAAVIFLVVTNLPMALYMSMVHQRGTEDVMNYLAKEAHQGNVKSVLFLTPCHATPYYSTLHQNLPMRFLDCSPSEVKGNLDESDRFMTDPIGFTSEFAKNWSQPSHIVLFNNEEKHLKDFLSSHSYEETKRFFHAHFKVDRDLQASVVVYALK; this is encoded by the exons ATGAGAAAGCGAACAAATGCTTCCGTATCGGCACATGAAGATGAAGTATCAAATCTTAAATCACTTCAACAAGATAGTAAACAACGAGCCAGTCAATTTCCATCATCCACGAAAATCTTTATAATTTGTTTAATATTCAGAATGACAAATTCTTTATTTGTGCAAACATATTTCAACCCAGACGAGCATTGGCAAGCGCTTGAAGTTGCACATCGAATTACCTTTGG GTATGGACATTTAACATGGGAGTGGACAAAAGGAATACGTAGCTATTTGCATCCAATGTTATTTGCGGTTCTTTATAAAGTTCTTTCCGTTTTACATCTTGATACTCCACTCTTCATG ATAAAGGCTCCAAGACTATTGCAATCTGTGTTGTCTGCTTTTGGTGATCTTTACATGTTCAAACTCTCTCATGTCCTGTATGGTGGCCATGTTGCCATGTGGGCT CTCTTTGCACAGTTAACCAACTGGTTTATGTTCTACTGTATAACACGCACTTTATCCAACAGTTTAGAAACCGTTCTTACGGTTCTTAGTCTCTACTACTGGCCCTGTCTGAGGGTCAATTCAAGCAATAGCCCGGAAGCTTCTAGAACCTGGGCCTTGGTTACTGCCGCCATAGCATGTGCCATTCGGCCCACAAGTGCTATAATATGGATTTATGTCGGTCTCATGGAGCTTATTGTGTCTCGCGATAGACTGAAATTCATTTTTCTTCAAGTCTTGCCTATTGG GTCAATTGTGCTTGGACTGACGTTCCTACTGGACCGTTTGATGTACGGTTCGTGGGTTTTCGTGCCTCTTAATTTTTTGAAGTTCAATTTTCTTTCCTCTGGAGGTGATTATTATGGAACTCATCCATGGCATTGGTACTTCACTCAGGGATTTATCGTCATGATATTTACCTTTTTACCTTTCATGGCGGTTGGTGTCGTACAGTCTAAACAGTGGAAGCTTTCGGGCCTCATATTGTGGGTTATAGGGCTTTATAGTATTTTAGGGCACAAAGAATTCAG GTTTGTCCTCCCTGTGCTTCCAATAGCTTTATCTTTCTCCGGTTATTCGTTAGCCATGTTAAGCCGACAATATTCTTCTAATAAAAAGAACAAATATACAAGAACTCGAACTAAATCCTCTTGGAAGATACAAGCGGCGGTTATTTTCTTGGTGGTCACGAATCTTCCCATGGCTCTTTACATGAGTATGGTTCATCAG AGAGGAACTGAGGATGTGATGAATTATCTAGCGAAAGAAGCCCATCAAGGGAATGTGAAAAGCGTTCTATTTTTGACGCCATGTCATGCTACTCCATACTATTCAACCTTGCATCAAAATCTTCCTATGCGTTTTTTGGATTGTTCACCGAG CGAAGTGAAGGGAAATCTTGATGAGTCTGACCGGTTCATGACGGACCCGATTGGTTTCACATCTGAATTTGCCAAAAATTGGTCTCAACCAAGTCATATCGTACTATTCAACAATGAAGAAAAACATCTTAAAGATTTCCTTTCATCCCATTCATATGAAGAG ACAAAAAGATTCTTTCATGCTCATTTCAAGGTGGATCGGGATCTTCAAGCATCAGTCGTCGTGTATGCTTTGAAGTAA